The following is a genomic window from Streptomyces lincolnensis.
GGACGGGTGACATCCCGTGGAGTCAGGAGCCGACGACAGGGACGCGAGTCACTGACATCCGGTCTACGACAACACCCGGCGTAGACAAGCCATCAAGTCCGACGCAACGGCGACCGCGCCTCGGCCGGCAGACGATCACCATCAGCTTCACCCCCTTCGACCAGGACTGGGCCGACTGGATCGGCCACCGCCTGGAACAACGTGGGCACCGGGTCGTGCTCCAGAGGTGGGACCCACCGCCGGGCGCTTCTTTGGAGGAGTCGCTGCGCGACCTGCTCCTCGCCCCGGGCCCGGTTCTGTTGCTCCTCAGTGACCAGTACCTCCTGTCCGGCGCGCACACCGAAGGGGAGTGGGACGCGGCCTTGCGCGAGGTACTGATTCCTGAAGCCGAGCGAGTCGCTGTGGTGATGGTGGCTCCTTCGCAGCAGTCGACATACGGCCTTGACATCAGCAGCCTGTACGACGTCAGCGCCGATGAGGCCGAACGCCGACTCCTGGGCCGACTCGCGTTGTCCGCCGAACCCGAACCGCGCGCCACCACCGGCGCCGTCGACGAGCCGCCCTTCCCGGTGCACACGCTTCGGGTGTGGGGCAGGATCCCGGAACGCAACGAGCGGTTCACCGGCCGGGTCGCCTTGCTGAACACGGCGTACGAGCGACTTCAACGCGAGAGCAGGGTCACTCTGTGCGGCCTGTCGGGCGTCGGCAAAACGCAGCTGGCCGCCGAATACGCCTATCGTTTCGCGTACGGATACCACGTCGTCTGGTGGATCAATGCGGGCAGCCGCGCCGCCTTCCGGCAGGGCCTCGCCGACCTGGCGCCGGCGCTGGGACTGTCGACCGGTACCGGCCACGGTGAGCGATTCCGCGCGGTCCGCGAGGCGCTGCGCAGAGGGGAGCCGTATGAGCGCTGGTTGCTGATCCTGGACGGTGCGGACGATCCGGATCAGGTCCGGGACCTCGTACCGAACGGACCGGGCCATGTGCTCATCACGTCCTGCAACCAGGACTGGGGCGATCACAACAGCGCGCTGGTCCAGGTAGCCGCCTACGATCGTGCCGAGTCGGTGGACTTCATCCGCCGGCGTGCACCACGGCTGACCGATGATGACGCCTGCCAACTCGCGGAGGCTCTGGCGGACCTGCCGCTGGTTCTCGACCAGACGGCCGGGTGGCTGGACGAGTCGGGCATGTCCGTGGCGGAGTATCTGGAACTCCTTGCCAGGGACTCCGTCACGGACGACCTCGTGGTGTCCTCCGATTTCCCCATGACGTTCCGGGCGGCCTGGGCGGTACTGCTGGAGAGGCTGCGGGCGGGTTGTCCGGACTCCGTGCTGCTGCTGCGGTTGTGCACGTTCTTCGCACCTGACGCCGTGCCTCTGCGGTTGCTGCGGGAGACGCCGGTCGACGGTCTGCCGCCTGCCGTGGCCCAGTTGCTCACGGATCCCGGGCGGTGGAGCGAAGCTGTACAGCAACTGCGCACGTACTCGGTGGTCCGCATTGAGAATCCGGCGCAGGGCTCCTCAGGTGACGTCCTGGCCATGCACCGGATGGTGCACCAGACCGTCCGGGACGACATGTCTGAAGAGGAGAAGTGGGAACTCGCTGATGTGGCCTGGCGAGCACTGGTGGCTGCCGATCCCGGTAACCCGAACGAGGCCGGAACGTGGTCGCGTTACGCCGAGTTGGTCCCGCACCTGGAGTACACGGACGTGCTGTTCCGCGATGCCGAGGCAGCCCAGCAACTGGTCTTCAACTGCCTGCGGTACCTCTACGTTTCGGGCGAGTACGAGACGGGCATCCGGCTGGCCGAGCAGACCATGTCCGTCTGGCAGCAACTTCGGGACGGGAACGCGGACCTGCTCTGGGATCTTGGGCATCACTACGCCAACCTGCTGCGCGTCGTGGGCGACTACCGGAACAGCGAGGCTGTGAGCCGAGCGGCGGTGGAGCAGTTCCGCTCGGTGGGCGGGGTGGGAGACAGCCGGTACCTGCGCGCTGCCAGCGGTCTCGCCGCTGATCTGCGAGCGTTGGGTCGTTTCGAGGAGGCGCTCGATCTGTCGCGGGAGGTCCATGAGAGCTATCGAGTGCTTCGTGGTGAACTACATGAGGACACCTTGGCGGCCGTGAACAACGTGGCTGTTTCACTCAGGCTGCTCGGCCGCTATGGCGAAGCTGCCGAGATCAACCAGCGTGTGTTCCAGGCCCGCGAGCGGGTGTTGGGGGCCGACCACTTCTGGACCCTGCTTTCAGAGGTCCACTGGGCGACCGATCTACGGCTCATGGGCCGCTACGAGGAAGCCCAACATCGGCAGAGGGCCAACGTGGGCAAGTACCGGGAGGCATTGGGGGACAACCACCCCTATTCCTTCCAAGCGCTCTACAACCTGGCGCAATGCGAGTACCGGACCGGCGACACCGTGAGTGCCGGAGAGCGGTTCGCCACGGTACTGGCCAGGTGCGAAAGGCTTCTCGGCAAGGACGACCCTCTTACCCTCATGTTCGCGGTCGCGCGCTGCTGTTACGCACGTGAGCACGGCGATGTCGATCACGCCCGTCGGCTGAGTGAGGCCGTCGTGGACAGGTACGAGCGCCGACTCGGCTCCGCACACCCGTACTCGGCGGGAGCGCGGGCCAACCACGCCCTCATCCTCCGCACCGTCGGCGAGCACAGGCAGGCGCGCGCATTGGGGGAACGGGCACTCGCCGACATGACACAGGCCGTGGGGGCGGCTCACCCCTGGACGCTCGGCTGTGCCGTGAACGTCGTCGCCAGCAGCCCTGACCGTGCTGTCGTAGCCGAACTCGGCCGGGAGACCGTAGCGCGGGCCACTGAGTGCCTCGGTGGCGATCATCGCCTCACCCGCGTCGCGCGGGCCGCGCTCGACGAGGACAACGGCCGCCGCATCTACTGGGACTTCGAACCGCAGACCACCTGACACGACACGACGGAAGGGCCCGCCCCCGGAATCCCGGGAACGGGCCCTTCCAACAGTGCCGTCAGGCCTCAGAGGCTCACGCCTCGAACACCTCGCGCACCAGCTGCTCCTGCTCCGCCTGGTGCCGCTTCGCGGAACCGACGGCCGGGGACGAGCTGTGCGGGCGGGAGATGCGGCGCAGGCGCTCGCCGTGGGGGACCTCCGCGCCGACCGCCAGGTCGAGGTGGTCGATGAGGTTGAGGGCGATGAACGGCCAGGCGCCCTGGTTGGCCGGCTCCTCCTGGGCCCACAGGTACTTCTCGGCGTTCGGGTACTTGGCGATCTCGGCCTGGACCTCGGCACCCGGGAGGGGGTACAGGCGCTCCAGGCGGATGATCGCCGTGTCCGTGACGCCGCGCTTCTTCCGCTCGGCGTCGAGGTCGTAGTAGACCTTGCCGGCCGTGAAGACGACCTTCTTGACCGCGGCCGGGTCGACCGAAGCGTCGCCGATGACCGGGCGGAACTGGCCGGTGGTGAACTCGTCCGCCGAGGACGCCGCGGCCTTCAGACGCAGCATCGACTTCGGGGTGAAGACGATCAGCGGCTTGTGGTGCGGGTTGTGCACCTGCCAGCGCAGCAGGTGGAAGTAGTTCGACGGCGAGGTCGGCGTCGCGACCGTCATGTTGTTCTGGGCGCAGAGCTGGAGGAAGCGCTCCGGGCGGGCCGAGGAGTGGTCCGGGCCCTGGCCCTCGTAGCCGTGCGGCAGGAGCAGGACGACGCCGGAGGTCTGGGACCACTTCTGCTCGGCCGACGAGATGAACTCGTCCACGACCGTCTGGGCGCCGTTGACGAAGTCGCCGAACTGGGCCTCCCACATCACCAGCGCGTCGGGACGCGCCAGCGAGTAGCCGTACTCGAAGCCCATGACCGCGTACTCGGAGAGGAGGGAGTTGTAGACGTTGTAACGCGCCTGCTCCTCCGAGAGGTACATCAGCGGCGTGAACTCCTCGCCCGTCTCACGGTCGATGATCACCGCGTGGCGCTGGCCGAACGTACCGCGCTGGGAGTCCTGGCCGGACAGCCGGACCGGGACGCCCTCCAGCAGGAGGGAGCCGACCGCGAGGGTCTCGCCCATGCCCCAGTCGATCGTGCCGTCCTCGACCATCGACGCCCGGCGCTGGAGCTGCGGCAGCAGACGCGGGTGGACGGTGATGTGGTCGGGGACGTTGACCTGGGACTCGGCGATCCGCTTGACGACCTCCGCGGTGACCGCGGTGTTCACGGCGACCGGGAACTCGGCCTGCGGGTCGGACGGCTCGGCCGACGCCGGCTGGGAGGTGGCCTCGCGGACCTCCGTGAAGACCTTCTCCAGCTGGCCCTGGTAGTCCTGGAGAGCCTGCTCGGCCTCTTCCAGGGTGATGTCGCCGCGACCGATGAGGGACTCGGTGTAGAGCTTGCGCACCGAGCGCTTCTTGTCGATCAGGTCGTACATCAGCGGCTGGGTGAAGGCCGGGTTGTCCGACTCGTTGTGACCGCGGCGGCGGTAGCAGATGAGGTCGATCACCACGTCCTTGTTGAACGCCTGGCGGAACTCGAAGGCCAGCCGGGCAACGCGGACGACCGCCTCGGGGTCGTCGCCGTTCACGTGGAAGATCGGGGCCTCGATCATGCGGGCCACGTCGGTCGAGTACATGGAGGAGCGCGAGGACTCGGGCGCCGCCGTGAAGCCGACCTGGTTGTTGATGACCACGTGGACCGTGCCGCCGGTGCGGTAGCCGCGCAGCTGCGACATGTTCAGCGTCTCCGCGACCACGCCCTGGCCCGCGAAGGCCGCGTCGCCGTGCAGCGCCACCGGCAGGACCGTGAAGTCCGTGCCGCCCTTGTTGATGACGTCCTGCTTGGCGCGGACGACACCCTCCAGGACCGGGTCGACCGCCTCCAGGTGGGAGGGGTTGGCGGCCAGCGAGACCTTGATCTGCTCGCCGTCCAGACCGGTGAACACGCCCTCGGCGCCCATGTGGTACTTCACGTCGCCGGAGCCGTGCATCGACTTCGGGTCGAGGTTGCCCTCGAACTCGCGGAAGATCTGGGCGTACGACTTGCCGACGATGTTCGCCAGGACGTTCAGCCGGCCGCGGTGGGCCATGCCGATGACGACCTCGTCGAGGCGGGACTCCGCCGCGCTGTCGATGACCGCGTCCAGCAGCGGGATGACCGACTCGCCGCCTTCGAGCGAGAAGCGCTTCTGGCCTACGTACTTCGTCTGGAGGAAGGTCTCGAAGGCCTCCGCCGCGTTCAGGCGGCGCAGGATGCGCAGCTGCTCCTCGCGCTCCGGCTTGGTGTGCGCGCGCTCGATGCGGTCCTGGATCCACTTGCGCTGCTTGGGGTCCTGGATGTGCATGAACTCGACGCCGGTGGTGCGGCAGTACGAGTCGCGCAGCACGCCGAGGATGTCGCGCAGCTTCATCAGGGACTTGCCGGCGAAGCCGCCGACGGCGAACTCGCGCTCCAGGTCCCACAGCGTCAGACCGTGCTCGGTGATGTCGAGGTCGGGGTGCTTGCGCTGGCGGTACTCCAGCGGGTCGGTGTCGGCCATGACGTGGCCGCGGACCCGGTAGGAGTGGATCAGCTCGAAGACGCGCGCGGCCTTGGTGACGTCGTCGTCGTGCGAGGCGTCGATGTCCTTGAGCCAGCGGACCGGCTCGTAGGGGATGCGCAGGGCCTCGAAGATGTCGTCGTAGAAGCCGCCCTCGCCGAGGAGGAGGTTCGCGACGATCCGCAGGAACTCGCCGGAGGCGGCACCCTGGATGACCCGGTGGTCGTAGGTCGACGTGAGCGTCATGACCTTCGAGATGCCGAGCTTGTTGAGCGTGTCCTGGCTGGTGCCCTGGAACTCCGCCGGGTAGTCCATCGAGCCGACGCCCATGATGACCGACTGGCCGGGCATCAGACGCGGCACCGAGTGGACGGTGCCGAGGCCGCCGGGGTTGGTCAGGGAGACCGTCACACCGGTGAAGTCGTCCATGCCCAGCTTGCCGTCGCGGGCGCGGCGGACGATGTCCTCGTAGGCCTGCCAGAACTCGAAGAAGTTCAGCGTCTCGGCCTTCTTGATGCCCGCGACGACCAGCTGACGGTCGCCGTTGGGCTTCACCAGGTCGATGGCGAGGCCGAAGTTGATGTGCTCCGGCTTGACCAGGGTCGGCTTGCCGTCCTTCTCCGCGAAGGAGTAGTTCATCGACGGCATGGCCTTGATGGCCTGCACCATCGCGTACCCGATCAGGTGCGTGAAGGAGATCTTCCCGCCCCGGGCGCGCTTGAGGTGGTTGTTGATGACGATGCGGTTGTCGAAGAGCAGCTTCACCGGGACCGCGCGCACGGACGTGGCCGTGGGCACCTCCAGCGAGGCGTTCATGTTCTTCGCGACCGCGGCGGCGGGGCCGCGCAGCGTCACCAGCTCGGGACCGTCGGCGGCCGCGGCCTTCGCCGCCGGCTTGGCGGCGGCGGGCTTCGCGGGAGCCGGGGCGGCGGCCTGCGCCGGAGCGGCGGCCGCGGGCTTCGCGGCGGGCGCCGGAGCGGCCTGAGCCGGAGCCTGCGCGGGCGCTGCGGCCTGCGTGGGCGCCTGGGCCGGCGGGGCGGCGGCAGGCTTGGGCTGAGCGGTGGTGCCCGCGGCCCCCGCGGCCGCGGTACCCGCCGGAGCCGGGGCGGCGGCCGCGCCCGGCTTGTAGTCGGCGAAGAAGTCCCACCAGGCTCGGTCTACCGAATTCGGGTCCTGGAGGTACTGCTGATAGATCTCATCGACGAGCCACTCGTTGGGACCGAACGCGGCAGCGGGGTTGTTCTTCCCGGCTTGGTCGTCGGTCGAGATGCTCGAGTTACTGGGGGACTGTGGCGACACGGCGGCAACCGCCCTCTTCCGCTTCACAAGGTGATGGACAGCGGGAATTAAGGCTACGCCTTGCTGACCGGGAAGGTCAGGTCGGGCCCGTTCATCGTCGCGTAAGTCACATCAAACAGCGGGTTTCGGGGGTGGAAATGGCGGGAAACAAGCGTGGTTCCGCTTCACCTGGGATGAGCTCGGCGGGCCCCTGCGCGGTCATGGCGCGGGCCTCTGCCTGATCACACGGGTCCGCCGACGCGGAACGCCCGTGGATCTTGTGGCTCCGCTTCGAACTTTACGTCAACTTGGCAGAGATGGAAGTCCCGGAAGGGTGACAAGAATCCGGCAGCCCCGCTCGGATTCGGCCACTCCGATCCGGCCGCCGTGCAGATCCACCGCCCAGCGCGCGATCGCCAGCCCGAGCCCCGTGCCGCCGTCGCTGCCCGGACCGTGCGGCCGGGTGATGTTGCCGCGGTTGAACCGCTCGAAGACGCGGTGCCACTCCGAGCGCGGAATGCCCGGACCCTCGTCCAGGACCTCCAGCTCCAGCGACTCCGGATAGCTCCCGCGCCGCGCCTTGACCGTCACCCGGCCGTGCGGCGGGCTGTGCTTGACCGCGTTGTCGATGAGGTTGGCCACCACCTGGTGGATGCGCTCCGGATCCGCGTGCGCGGTCAGCTCCGGCGGCGACACGTCCAGGTGCAGATGCACGTCCGCCCGGGTGTGGGTGCCCGACCCGGACGCGATGCCCGCGCGCGCCGAGGCGACCATGTTGGCCTCCTTCAGCACGCCCGACAGATACGGCCACACCTCGAAACGGCGCTTCTTCAGCGGTACGACGCCGTTGTCGAGGCGGGACAGGTCCAGCAGCGTCTCCACCAGCCGGCCCAGGCGCTCGGTCTGTTTCAGCGCCGTACGCATCGTCTCCGGGTCGGCCTGCGTGACGCCGTCGACGATGTTCTCCAGCACGGCTCTCAGGCCCGCGATGGGTGTGCGCAACTCGTGTGAGACATTCGCCACGAGTTCCTTGCGCTGGCGCTCCTGGGCCTCCAGCTCGTCCGCCATGCGGTTGATGGTCTCGGCCAGGTCGCCCAGCTCGTCCCGGCGGTTCTCCCGCACCCGGCGGGTGTAGTCGCCGTGCGAGATGGACCGGGCCACCGCGTTCATCTCGTCCAGCGGAGCGGTGAGCGAATGCGCCACGAACTGCGTGATGAGCAGTGTGGCGATCATCGAGAAGACCGTGATGAAGCGCAGCTCCGTCTTGGTGCGCACCGCGATCATCGACAGACCCGTGGTGATCAGGACCGAGGTGACGACGAGCGCGCCCAGCTTGGTCTTGATCGAGAACGGGCTCACGCCCCCCCAGGAGTCCTGGGGGCCTCTCCGTCCGGCCGGACCGTCGCTCATGGCGTGGGCGTCTCCAGGGCGTAGCCCACACCGTGCACCGTACGGATCCGCTCGGCGCCGATCTTCCGGCGCAGGGCCTTGATGTGGCTGTCGACCGTGCGGGTGCCGGAGGCGTCCGCCCAGTCCCACACCTCGGCGAGCAGCTGCTCGCGGGAGAGCACCGCGCGCGGGGTGTTGGCCAGGCAGACCAGCAGGTCGAACTCGGTGGGCGTGAGGTGGACGTCCTCGGACCGGACCCGCACCCGGCGCTGGGCGTGGTCGATCTCCAGCTCGCCCAGGCGCAGGATGCCGCTCCTCGGGGTCGCTGCGGCCAGCGCCGCGCGCTCCACGCGGCGCAGCAGCACGTGGACCCGTGCCGCCAGCTCACGCATCGAGAACGGCTTGGTCATGTAGTCGTCCGCGCCGACACCGAGCCCGACCAGCATGTCGGTCTCGTCGTCGCGCGCGGTGAGCATGAGGACCGGCACCGGCCGGGCGGCCTGCACACGACGGCAGACCTCCAGACCGTCGAAGCCGGGCAGCATGATGTCGAGGATCAGCAGATCGGGCTGCCAGGCCTCGGCCGTGTCGACCGCCGACGGACCGTCGACCGCCGTTTGCACGAGGAATCCCTCGGCGCGCAGGCGGGTCGCGATGGCGTCCACGATCGTCGGATCGTCTTCGACGACCAGGACCCGGCGCTGGGCGCCCGGGGTTGCCGTCGTGCCGTTGTGGGAGGTGTGTGTCTGCTCCATCGCCCGCCCCTGAGGTGTGCAATTCCGGAACCAGTGGGGTGATCCCTTGTCTGCGCATGACTGCGCTTGACGCTTGAATGATCGGCGTCAGGGAAGCAGGGTACGGGGAGTCACGTCGCCTTTGCTATCCAGGTCGGACGGCGAGATGCACGACGTCGGGAACGCCCCGGGCAACGGGGAGCTCTTCGGTACGCACCCGTTTGAATCCGGCATTCCGCAAGGTTCCCTCGAATTCCGGAGAGGGCTGGGCGGACCATACGGCCAGTACCCCGCCCGGCTTCAACGCCCTTGCGCAGCTTGTGAGTCCGGTCGGTGCGTACAGGTCTTCGTTGCCGTCCGTCACCGTCCAGTCGGGGCCGTTGTCGATGTCGAGGCAGAGCGCGTCGAAAGTGGCGCATGTCTCATTGACGAATGCGACTAGATCGGTTTTCAGAATCTCTGTTCGGGGGTCGGCGAGGGCCTGCGCCGTGAGGGGGGACAGGGGGCCGTCGTTCTGGTGCCAGTCGATGATCGCCTCCTCTCGTTCGACCACCGTGATGCGGCCCCAGCGGGGGTTTGCGGCGGCGTGGGCCAGGGAGAAGCCGACGCCAAGGCCGCCGATCAGCAGGTGGGGGGCGGGAGTGGGGGCGGGGGTGTCTGTGGGGGCGTGTGTGGGGGTGGGGCGTTCGTCGAGGGTGTCCAGTGCGGCGTCCACCAGGCGGCGTTCCGAGCGGCCGTCCGATGTGTCCATCAGGAAGCAGCCGTTGGCGATGATCTGGAGCAGGTCGCCGTGGCGTCGGAGCACCACCTCGCCGTAGGGGCCCTCGCGGCGGTCCAGGACTTCCGGGATGTCGTACGAGGTGAACATCCCGACATCCTCGCGTATCGCGTATGAGGTGCCTTCGAAGTTGCTGAGAATCGGAGTTGGGGTGGTGGGGGTCACAGACAGGGTGGGTGAGGGAGCGGAGGCTGGGGCGTAGCGGGGAGTGGAGCGGAAGGGGCGCCTCGGCGTGGAACGTCAGCCTGTTCAGGACGCGTGCCTTCCGGATGTCTCGGGGTTGCTGGACGGGGTGCCGCGGCAGAGGGGTGGTCCTTCGGCGCCGTCTCCGGGACGGGTGCGGAAACGGCGGCGCCTTCCTCGGCCTTGGCGGGTGCTTCCCACGCCTGTCGGGACGCCGTTCACCTTCGGCTACGGCGCTGTCCTGGTCGTCACTTCGCTGATCACTGCGTATGGCTCTCCGGCGCTGGTGCGTGCCCTGCACCAGGGGTCCAGTACTGATGTGGCGCATCTGGTGCGGATGCCTGTGGTGGTGCTGGTGGCCAGTGCGTTGTGGGTTGCCGGGGGGTTGCTCTCGCCGTTCGCGGTCGGGTTCCTGGTCGTTCTCACCGCGTTGGAGCGGCGGGTGGGTGGGGTGCGTACCGCCTGTGTCTTTCTGCTCGGGCATGTTCTCGCCACGCTGGCCACCGAGGTGCCGGTGGGGGTGGGGGTGTTGGTCGGGTATCTGCCCGACAGTTCGCTGCATCGTCTTGATTACGGCGTGAGCTTTGGTGTGGCCGCGGGGGTGGGGGCGTTGGGTGGGGTGCTTCCGCCGTGGGTGCGGTGGCCGTTGCTCGGGGTGTTCGGGTGGATGCTCGTCTCGGATCTGGTCGCGTTCGCCGATCCGATGACCAACTGGGGGCACTTGATCGCCTTCGGTATCGGGATCGCCGTCTGGCCGCTGGTACGGATGCCTGCGGCGCCTGTGCGGGTCCGGTGGGGGCGGATGTAGCGCCCAGGGTCGCGTTGTGGGTCGGGGCCGGGGCGGGGGGTGTCCGTCCTCGGTCCGGCGGTGCTGTGTCTTCTAGAGGTGCTGCGTGTTGGACGCCGGACGCTGCGGGCGGACACCCCCCGCCCCGTCCCCTTACCGCCGTGGGCGGCCAGGGCGCCAACAGCCGGGGGCACCTCATGCCCGACGGCGACTTCCGCTTTCCAGGGGCGCGGGGAACTGCGCGACCAGCCACAACGAACCCGCACCCGCCATACGACCGAACAGGCACCCCAGAAGGCGAAACCCGCACGACCTGCCCTACGGCGACTGCGGACGCCTTCTTTTAGGGGCGCGGGGAACTGCGCGACCAGCCACGACGGACCCGCAGACGCCAGACGACAGCACCCCGCACCCCATAGGCGCACCCCCGTCCCAAACGTGATCGCTCAGAGCGAACGGCGGCCGGGGAACATTCCGCCGCGGCCACGCATTGAGTCGGCATAGCTCAACTTGACTGCCGAAGGGGAGATCATGGCTTCGACGTCCACACCGCTCACCCTGCCCGTGCTGCCGCTCGACGATGAGGTCGTGCTGCCCGGGATGGTGGTTCCGCTGGACCTGAATGACGCTGATGTGCGCGCCGCGGTGGAGGCTGCTCAGGCTGCCGCGCGTTCTGAGCCCGGGAAGCCCAAGGTTCTGCTGGTGCCACGGATCGAGGGGACGTACGCGGGTACGGGTGTGCTCGGCACGGTCGAGCAGGTCGGCCGGCTGGCCGACGGGGATCCGGGTGCGCTGATCCGTGGGCTTGGCCGGGTGAAGATCGGGGCCGGGACCACCGGGCCGGGTGCGGCGCTGTGGGTGGAGGCCGCGCGGGTTGATGAGGTGGTGCCTGATCCGCTGCCCGGACATGTGGGTGAACTGGTCAAGGAGTACAAGGCGCTGGCGACCGCCTGGCTGCGTAAGCGTGGTGCTTGGCAGGTCGTGGACCGGGTGCAGGCCATCGACGACGTGTCCGCCCTGGCCGACAACTCCGGGTACTCGCCGTTCCTGACCACCGAACAGAAGGTGGAGTTGCTGGAGACCGGCGATCCGGTGGCCCGGCTGAAGCTTGCCACGCAGCAGCTCCGTGATCATCTTGCCGAGCAGGATGTCGCCGAGACCATTGCCAAGGATGTCCAGGAGGGCGTCGACAAGCAGCAGCGGGAGTTCCTGCTGCGGCGGCAGTTGGAGGCGGTGCGCAAGGAACTGCGCGAGCTGAACGGGGAGTCGGAGGGCGAGGAGTCCGATGACTACCGGGCGCGTGTGGAGGCCGCCGATCTGCCCGAGAAGGTGCGGGAGGCCGCCCTCAAGGAGGTCGACAAGCTGGAGCGGTCCAGTGATCAGTCGCCCGAGGGGTCCTGGATTCGGACCTGGCTCGACACCGTGCTCGAACTGCCGTGGAACGAGCGGACCGAGGATTCCTATGACATTCAGGGGGCTAAGGCCGTCCTGGATGCCGAGCATGCTGGTCTGGAGGATGTGAAGGAACGGATCACCGAGTACCTCGCGGTGCGCAAGCGTCGTACCGAGAGGGGCCTGGGCGTTGTCGGTGGCCGGCGTGGTGGTGCCGTACTGGCGCTCGTCGGGCCGCCCGGTGTCGGTAAGACCTCGCTGGGCGAGTCCGTCGCGCACGCGATGGGACGGAAGTTCGTCCGGGTCGCGCTCGGTGGGGTGCGGGATGAGGCCGAGATCCGTGGGCACCGGCGTACGTATGTGGGTGCGTTGCCCGGGC
Proteins encoded in this region:
- the fxsT gene encoding FxSxx-COOH system tetratricopeptide repeat protein, whose protein sequence is MVNLDEHPLLIEPVVAWPRVAETECDYLVTVDLRGPLPEGSDPERVWPYPEEEFTFTVALDGSPYFVCTVLDEPSVVLHRFGGTYGPAHFKVSTGRATGHGALWLTVSNQWGVPVRKAELRSEVREREPGQAPAARLAEVMRQRASSVRPSERTGDIPWSQEPTTGTRVTDIRSTTTPGVDKPSSPTQRRPRLGRQTITISFTPFDQDWADWIGHRLEQRGHRVVLQRWDPPPGASLEESLRDLLLAPGPVLLLLSDQYLLSGAHTEGEWDAALREVLIPEAERVAVVMVAPSQQSTYGLDISSLYDVSADEAERRLLGRLALSAEPEPRATTGAVDEPPFPVHTLRVWGRIPERNERFTGRVALLNTAYERLQRESRVTLCGLSGVGKTQLAAEYAYRFAYGYHVVWWINAGSRAAFRQGLADLAPALGLSTGTGHGERFRAVREALRRGEPYERWLLILDGADDPDQVRDLVPNGPGHVLITSCNQDWGDHNSALVQVAAYDRAESVDFIRRRAPRLTDDDACQLAEALADLPLVLDQTAGWLDESGMSVAEYLELLARDSVTDDLVVSSDFPMTFRAAWAVLLERLRAGCPDSVLLLRLCTFFAPDAVPLRLLRETPVDGLPPAVAQLLTDPGRWSEAVQQLRTYSVVRIENPAQGSSGDVLAMHRMVHQTVRDDMSEEEKWELADVAWRALVAADPGNPNEAGTWSRYAELVPHLEYTDVLFRDAEAAQQLVFNCLRYLYVSGEYETGIRLAEQTMSVWQQLRDGNADLLWDLGHHYANLLRVVGDYRNSEAVSRAAVEQFRSVGGVGDSRYLRAASGLAADLRALGRFEEALDLSREVHESYRVLRGELHEDTLAAVNNVAVSLRLLGRYGEAAEINQRVFQARERVLGADHFWTLLSEVHWATDLRLMGRYEEAQHRQRANVGKYREALGDNHPYSFQALYNLAQCEYRTGDTVSAGERFATVLARCERLLGKDDPLTLMFAVARCCYAREHGDVDHARRLSEAVVDRYERRLGSAHPYSAGARANHALILRTVGEHRQARALGERALADMTQAVGAAHPWTLGCAVNVVASSPDRAVVAELGRETVARATECLGGDHRLTRVARAALDEDNGRRIYWDFEPQTT
- a CDS encoding HAMP domain-containing sensor histidine kinase, which gives rise to MSDGPAGRRGPQDSWGGVSPFSIKTKLGALVVTSVLITTGLSMIAVRTKTELRFITVFSMIATLLITQFVAHSLTAPLDEMNAVARSISHGDYTRRVRENRRDELGDLAETINRMADELEAQERQRKELVANVSHELRTPIAGLRAVLENIVDGVTQADPETMRTALKQTERLGRLVETLLDLSRLDNGVVPLKKRRFEVWPYLSGVLKEANMVASARAGIASGSGTHTRADVHLHLDVSPPELTAHADPERIHQVVANLIDNAVKHSPPHGRVTVKARRGSYPESLELEVLDEGPGIPRSEWHRVFERFNRGNITRPHGPGSDGGTGLGLAIARWAVDLHGGRIGVAESERGCRILVTLPGLPSLPS
- a CDS encoding response regulator transcription factor yields the protein MEQTHTSHNGTTATPGAQRRVLVVEDDPTIVDAIATRLRAEGFLVQTAVDGPSAVDTAEAWQPDLLILDIMLPGFDGLEVCRRVQAARPVPVLMLTARDDETDMLVGLGVGADDYMTKPFSMRELAARVHVLLRRVERAALAAATPRSGILRLGELEIDHAQRRVRVRSEDVHLTPTEFDLLVCLANTPRAVLSREQLLAEVWDWADASGTRTVDSHIKALRRKIGAERIRTVHGVGYALETPTP
- a CDS encoding multifunctional oxoglutarate decarboxylase/oxoglutarate dehydrogenase thiamine pyrophosphate-binding subunit/dihydrolipoyllysine-residue succinyltransferase subunit; its protein translation is MSPQSPSNSSISTDDQAGKNNPAAAFGPNEWLVDEIYQQYLQDPNSVDRAWWDFFADYKPGAAAAPAPAGTAAAGAAGTTAQPKPAAAPPAQAPTQAAAPAQAPAQAAPAPAAKPAAAAPAQAAAPAPAKPAAAKPAAKAAAADGPELVTLRGPAAAVAKNMNASLEVPTATSVRAVPVKLLFDNRIVINNHLKRARGGKISFTHLIGYAMVQAIKAMPSMNYSFAEKDGKPTLVKPEHINFGLAIDLVKPNGDRQLVVAGIKKAETLNFFEFWQAYEDIVRRARDGKLGMDDFTGVTVSLTNPGGLGTVHSVPRLMPGQSVIMGVGSMDYPAEFQGTSQDTLNKLGISKVMTLTSTYDHRVIQGAASGEFLRIVANLLLGEGGFYDDIFEALRIPYEPVRWLKDIDASHDDDVTKAARVFELIHSYRVRGHVMADTDPLEYRQRKHPDLDITEHGLTLWDLEREFAVGGFAGKSLMKLRDILGVLRDSYCRTTGVEFMHIQDPKQRKWIQDRIERAHTKPEREEQLRILRRLNAAEAFETFLQTKYVGQKRFSLEGGESVIPLLDAVIDSAAESRLDEVVIGMAHRGRLNVLANIVGKSYAQIFREFEGNLDPKSMHGSGDVKYHMGAEGVFTGLDGEQIKVSLAANPSHLEAVDPVLEGVVRAKQDVINKGGTDFTVLPVALHGDAAFAGQGVVAETLNMSQLRGYRTGGTVHVVINNQVGFTAAPESSRSSMYSTDVARMIEAPIFHVNGDDPEAVVRVARLAFEFRQAFNKDVVIDLICYRRRGHNESDNPAFTQPLMYDLIDKKRSVRKLYTESLIGRGDITLEEAEQALQDYQGQLEKVFTEVREATSQPASAEPSDPQAEFPVAVNTAVTAEVVKRIAESQVNVPDHITVHPRLLPQLQRRASMVEDGTIDWGMGETLAVGSLLLEGVPVRLSGQDSQRGTFGQRHAVIIDRETGEEFTPLMYLSEEQARYNVYNSLLSEYAVMGFEYGYSLARPDALVMWEAQFGDFVNGAQTVVDEFISSAEQKWSQTSGVVLLLPHGYEGQGPDHSSARPERFLQLCAQNNMTVATPTSPSNYFHLLRWQVHNPHHKPLIVFTPKSMLRLKAAASSADEFTTGQFRPVIGDASVDPAAVKKVVFTAGKVYYDLDAERKKRGVTDTAIIRLERLYPLPGAEVQAEIAKYPNAEKYLWAQEEPANQGAWPFIALNLIDHLDLAVGAEVPHGERLRRISRPHSSSPAVGSAKRHQAEQEQLVREVFEA